GCAAGAAAACAGGTGTCATATACTTTTCTGCAAGATTAAATGCACGAATAGTTTGTGTATAAGCCTCTTGAAGATTCCCTACTGCAAGTGCGATTGAGCAAAAATCGCCGTGGCTGGGAGATTTAGTTTGGTTAATATCACCTTGCGATACACGTGTAGGCAATCCTGTGGAAGGTCCTCCACGCATTACATCAACTACCACAAGAGGAATTTCAGCCATAAAGCCATAACCAATTTGTTCAGATTTAAGCGATATGCCCGGTCCAGAAGTAGCAGTCATCGCTTTGACACCACTCATTGATGCTCCTAATGCCACAGCAATGCCACTAATTTCATCTTCCATTTGGATAAACTTTCCTCCAATTTTTGGTAGTTCCACACTCATCTCGTGCGCAATTTCACTTGAAGGCGTGATGGGATAGCCACCAAAAAAACGACAACCTGATTCTATCGCAGCTAACGCGACAAGTTCATTTCCTCCTGTAATTAGCTCACGCATTTTCTCTCCTTATATCACCATAAATTTGTTTTCTTTGATTTTTGCAGCGCGTTCTTGCGCTTCTTTGCTGACTTTGGCGAACTTGAATTCTTCCTTATCGGCAACAAAAATTGCAAAATCAGGACAATGCAGCTCGCATTCTCTACAACCAATACAACTCTCTGGATAAGCCACAGAGATGATTTTTCCTAGAACTTTATGTTCATCTTTTTTCATACCCAAAACGCCACTCGGACAGAGCGACACACATACATCACACGCTTTGCAACGTGTCTCATCAACCCATACCGGCACATTTTGCGGTGCTTTTTTGATTCCCATTTCCCTTCCTTTCTCGTTTAGAATAGATGTGTTACTTTAAGATTCTCTGTTTAACAATGCGTTATCTTTAAGAATCTCAACTTGTTGTTTGATACCCTGTGTGGAAATATTTAACATTTCCTGCTCTTGCTGATTCAATGGTAATTCTACAATGTGTTTCACTCCTTTTTTGCCAAGTTTAATTGGAAGCCCAAGATAAATGTCTTTTATTCCATATTCACCCTCTGTAAATACGCTACATACGAGTGTCTCTTCATTTGGGGTGGCAATAGCCTCAAGTATTTTTATCACTCCACTTGCGGGAGCAAAATATGCCGAGCCTTGTTGATAATAATTTACAATTTTAGCTCCGCCACCTTTTGTTTCTCTGATGAGTTCCTCTTGCATTTGAGGGGTAAAAATATCAGTAAAACTTTTACCCTCACAAAGGCAATAACGCAACAAAGGTAACATATCATCACTATGAGCCCCTATTACAAATGATTGTATATGTTTATTAAAATTTCCAAGCATTGCTTTGCTTTCATAGGTAAGTCGTGCGCTATCAAGCACTCCTGCCATACCAATTACACGTTCTTTTTCAAATCCACTCCAATGTTTTGCCACAAGACACATTGCATCAAGTGGGTTTGAAACAATAATCAGTAGTGCTTGAGGAGCAACCCTAGCCACATTTGAGCTAATCTCTCGTAAAATAAACGCATTTTTAAGTAGTAAATCATTACGCGTCATATTAGGAGTGCGTGGGAATCCAGCAGTGATTATTACCACTTCACTATCAGTCATTTCTTCATAAGAATCACAACCCCTGATAAGAGTAGGAATATCAAAAATGGCTGCAGCTTGTGAAATATCAAGCCCCACACCTTTGCAACGAGGAATATCATTGCTAAAAAGGAGAATCTCTCTTGCAATATGTCGCATAGCACCTAAAAATGCAATATGAGAGCCGACATTGCCAGAGCCGCCGATGATAGCGATTTTCCCAAACATTTTTCTTCCTAAAGACTAAAAATATTTTTTGTATAGCTTTTAGAGATTTTTAGATAATACTTAAAAAGTTAAACAAAAAATTTAACTTGCTAACTATGAAACAATTTAACTTAAAAGCAAATAAAACTTAGAAATAGCTACGATGTTCTTCATAAGTTTTACTAAATTTATGTGTGCCTGTAGTTCTATCTCGCACAAAGTAAAGATAATCCACATCAGCAGGTTTGAGCACTGCCTCAATGGCTTGTAAGCTTACACTTCCAGCAGGATAGGGCGGCACACCTTTGTTTTTGTAAGTATTATAGGGCGTATCATCATTGCGAATACGTTCAGGTGTAACTTTAGAGTGTGAATAGTGCCCATAATTAAGTGAGCCGTCCATTTGCAAGGGCATATTTTTTTTGATACGATTAAATACTACGGCTGCTACAATAGGCATTTCTTCATTATTTGCTGCTTCTTTTTGCACCACAGAGGCAATACTTACATTTTTAAACCATTGCTCTTGATTGTAAGAGCCAAGTAGTTTTATTGCATTTTGTTCGTGTCGCTTCATAGAGATTTCATAGAGAATCTTCATTATTTCATCTTCCTTGATACCAACGGGAAGATTATAAGTATCTGGGAAAATTACCCCATCAGGATAGGGGAAATACTTATCATAAGCACTTTGGAGTTCATCTGCAGAGAGATTAAATTTTTGTGCAAGTATGCGAATAAAATAATACAAGGTTTCGCCCGGAATCAGCGTAACTTCTTTAGTAGCAGCTTTTGAGCTTACAAGAGCTTTAAAAAATGCACCTTTAGGTAACAATTCAGATTTCATATCAATATAGCCACTTTGCGGTTGTCCTAAGAAACGAATGAATAGAGCATCTAATTTATTAAGGTGTTGCCCGTTATTATTTAAGTATGTTATAATTCTAGGTAGTGAGCCTTTGGGTAGATTGACTATGCGTTCAGTTTGCACAGGGTGGAGCAAATAAAACAATACGGTTACAACAATAATGATAAAAAAATCCAAAAGCATTGCAAGTATAGTTATTTTTTTACTCATTTTACTTTCGCTTTCAATTATAGGATATAAGGTTCTTTCCAATGGTATTTATAGCCCTTCTATAAGTTTTGGAAAGACTCATATTGAGGGATTGTATCTTAGATTAAATAACAAGTTGGTTTTAGAAGTCCAAAAACTTGATATATCGGCGTGGCAGACTGAAGATAATTCGCAATCGCAAGATAAAAAAGATACATCTATGAGCGCCGATGAGATATTAGGCTGGATTAAGAAGTTTTTATTTGTTACTTCGTATTTTGAAAAGCTTGATATTAAGAATCTTGTTTTAGTAGATAAGCTTCAACGAAGTGTTTATTATGATGGTAAAGAATATGTCATTAATACACCTGCACTTATCGCAAGATTGGGCGTAGAAGATAACAATAAAGTTATAGAACTCTTTATTTATCAATTTGATATTTTGCAATTTGGTTTGCAAATGCAAGGAAAATTTTCTTACCAACCGCTTAAAAAAACACTTGAAATGAGGATCGCAATTTCGCCTCAAGAGCAGACTAATGACCCAGAGCAACCTACACTTTTTGTGCATGGTGTTACAGATTTTCATAAAATCAATATGGAGGCTTCTAGTTCTCATCTTTATAATCTTGAGAGTATTAAGCCCTATATTTTAAAACTCAATAATCCAATACTTAATGATTGGCTGTTTAAAAATGTGCATTATGATGTGTTAAAACTTCATTCTCTTAGATTCCAAAGCACACTTAATAAGCATTTTTTTCCCCAGCTCCAAAAAACGCTTGCTCTTGACTTAGCCATAGAATCTCCAAAAGTTTATCTAGCACCCCATCTTAAGCCTATTGAGGCAACACGTGTGATTTTATATATGCGAGATGAAAAACTCACTTTTTTACTCAAAGAACCATTTTTTACAAATATGAATCTTGATGGCTCTGAAGTTACAATAAGTAATATTTTTACCCAACCTCCTAGCGTTCAAGTTGCCATTCGCTCTCATAATGCTGTGTTGAATAATGAGTTGAGCAATTTGCTCCAAATTTATAATATTAATGTGCCTTTGCGCAGTGTAGATTCTGTCTTAGATGTGAATCTTGATATTGACATACAGAGTAAAGACAAGCAACTCCATACATTTGTCAATGGCAATATTGCTACGCCAAATACGACATTGGACATAGGAGGACAAAAGCTTATAGTGGATAATTTCAACCTTATTTTTGCTAATGCTCCCAATAGGGCTTATGTCCAGCTTCTTAATACAAAGATTAATTATGCTAATGACATTCAAGGCATACTTAATATTTTGTGGAATCTGCAAGATTCTAAGCTACAAGGAAATTTGCTTATTGATAAATTTGCCCTGAGATCACACA
This is a stretch of genomic DNA from Helicobacter sp. MIT 21-1697. It encodes these proteins:
- the mltG gene encoding endolytic transglycosylase MltG — protein: MSKKITILAMLLDFFIIIVVTVLFYLLHPVQTERIVNLPKGSLPRIITYLNNNGQHLNKLDALFIRFLGQPQSGYIDMKSELLPKGAFFKALVSSKAATKEVTLIPGETLYYFIRILAQKFNLSADELQSAYDKYFPYPDGVIFPDTYNLPVGIKEDEIMKILYEISMKRHEQNAIKLLGSYNQEQWFKNVSIASVVQKEAANNEEMPIVAAVVFNRIKKNMPLQMDGSLNYGHYSHSKVTPERIRNDDTPYNTYKNKGVPPYPAGSVSLQAIEAVLKPADVDYLYFVRDRTTGTHKFSKTYEEHRSYF
- a CDS encoding 4Fe-4S dicluster domain-containing protein, coding for MGIKKAPQNVPVWVDETRCKACDVCVSLCPSGVLGMKKDEHKVLGKIISVAYPESCIGCRECELHCPDFAIFVADKEEFKFAKVSKEAQERAAKIKENKFMVI
- a CDS encoding malate dehydrogenase, coding for MFGKIAIIGGSGNVGSHIAFLGAMRHIAREILLFSNDIPRCKGVGLDISQAAAIFDIPTLIRGCDSYEEMTDSEVVIITAGFPRTPNMTRNDLLLKNAFILREISSNVARVAPQALLIIVSNPLDAMCLVAKHWSGFEKERVIGMAGVLDSARLTYESKAMLGNFNKHIQSFVIGAHSDDMLPLLRYCLCEGKSFTDIFTPQMQEELIRETKGGGAKIVNYYQQGSAYFAPASGVIKILEAIATPNEETLVCSVFTEGEYGIKDIYLGLPIKLGKKGVKHIVELPLNQQEQEMLNISTQGIKQQVEILKDNALLNRES